In Deltaproteobacteria bacterium, a single genomic region encodes these proteins:
- the leuD gene encoding 3-isopropylmalate dehydratase small subunit, with the protein MGQVIKEVKGSAVHVPGDDIDTDRITPARFLRCVTFDGLGETVFYDERFDSEGKAKSHPLNDTKFTGSSVMVSGSNFGCGSSREHAPQALVRAGFKAVIAESFAEIFFGNSVTLGMLCVSVSREDRQEIAKAVEADPEIGVVIQLEEGTVQIGKSKYSMSLPQTAKDAFLAGEWDPLAMLLDGENQTKQVFEQLPYTGWARS; encoded by the coding sequence ATGGGACAAGTCATTAAAGAAGTTAAAGGCTCAGCAGTTCATGTGCCGGGCGATGACATTGATACCGACAGAATCACTCCTGCCAGGTTTCTTCGCTGCGTCACATTCGATGGTCTCGGAGAGACTGTTTTTTATGATGAGCGATTTGATTCAGAGGGTAAGGCCAAGTCACACCCGTTGAATGATACGAAATTTACTGGGTCATCGGTGATGGTTAGCGGTAGCAACTTCGGTTGTGGTTCTTCTAGAGAGCACGCACCACAAGCTTTGGTTCGAGCAGGTTTTAAAGCGGTGATTGCCGAGAGTTTTGCAGAGATATTTTTTGGTAATTCTGTTACGCTTGGAATGCTTTGCGTATCGGTCAGTCGTGAAGACCGGCAAGAAATTGCTAAGGCCGTAGAAGCTGATCCTGAAATCGGAGTGGTGATTCAGTTGGAAGAGGGCACGGTTCAAATTGGGAAATCCAAGTACTCGATGTCTTTACCGCAAACTGCCAAGGATGCATTTTTAGCTGGGGAATGGGACCCGCTCGCAATGCTCCTAGATGGCGAAAATCAAACGAAACAAGTTTTTGAACAACTCCCGTATACAGGATGGGCCAGATCATGA